The following proteins come from a genomic window of Neofelis nebulosa isolate mNeoNeb1 chromosome 5, mNeoNeb1.pri, whole genome shotgun sequence:
- the NUDT16 gene encoding U8 snoRNA-decapping enzyme, with protein sequence MAGARKLPLEQALALGPGWRHACHALLYAPDPALLFGRIPLRYAVLMQMRFDGRLGFPGGLVNLQDTSLEAGLNRELIEELGEAVADFRVERADYRSSHAGSGPHVVAHFYAKRLTLEQLVAVEMGATRAKDHGLEVLGLVRVPLYTLRDGVGGLPAFLENSFIGTAREQLLEAIQDLELVESGSFTARKISLPR encoded by the exons ATGGCCGGGGCCCGCAAGCTGCCGTTGGAACAGGCCCTGGCGCTGGGGCCTGGCTGGCGGCACGCGTGCCACGCGCTGCTCTACGCGCCGGACCCGGCGCTGCTGTTCGGCCGCATCCCGCTCCGTTACGCCGTCCTG ATGCAGATGCGCTTTGATGGGCGCCTCGGCTTCCCCGGCGGCCTCGTCAACTTGCAGGACACCAGTCTGGAGGCCGGGCTGAACCGCGAGCTGATCGAGGAGCTGGGCGAGGCCGTGGCCGACTTCCGTGTGGAGCGCGCCGACTACCGCAGCTCGCACGCCGGGTCCGGGCCGCACGTCGTGGCCCACTTCTACGCCAAGCGCCTGACGCTGGAGCAGCTGGTTGCGGTGGAGATGGGCGCCACGCGTGCCAAGGACCACGGGCTGGAG GTGCTAGGCCTAGTACGTGTGCCCCTGTATACCCTGCGGGATGGTGTGGgaggcctgcctgccttcctggagAATTCCTTTATTGGAACTGCACGGGAACAGCTGCTGGAAGCCATCCAGGATTTAGAACTGGTGGAATCTGGCTCTTTTACAGCCCGTAAGATCTCCTTACCTCGCTAG